A genomic stretch from Zeimonas sediminis includes:
- a CDS encoding TAXI family TRAP transporter solute-binding subunit — MNFKPKQIAIAAAIGAALAGAGAAQAQQVRLMTGPQGGSWYPLGGAIANIADKTAGIKVQVLPGAGIANVKAVEAGKADMGFGNSISTVDGVAGRAPFDTPAKNVCNVATLYPQYFQIVVNADSGINSLADIKGKPIAVQPKGNTAEFITVQALQVYGLKYSDAARVSHVSYTDAVSLMKDNNAQLFTLGTTVPASSIMDLASARDIRLLSMPDDKFADMRKLNPGYTKLTIPAGSYPKQDKDVQAVGYATHLIARCDLDENVVYNVLKGMVANNADLTAIAKVMGKTTPKIMAEDIGVPLHKGAAKFYKEQGVM; from the coding sequence ATGAACTTCAAACCGAAGCAGATCGCGATCGCCGCCGCCATCGGCGCTGCACTCGCCGGGGCCGGCGCGGCCCAGGCCCAGCAGGTCCGCCTGATGACCGGCCCGCAGGGCGGCTCGTGGTATCCGCTGGGCGGCGCGATCGCCAACATCGCGGACAAGACCGCAGGCATCAAGGTCCAGGTGCTGCCCGGCGCGGGCATCGCCAACGTGAAGGCAGTCGAGGCCGGCAAGGCCGACATGGGCTTCGGCAACTCGATCTCCACGGTCGACGGCGTCGCCGGCCGCGCACCCTTCGACACCCCGGCCAAGAACGTCTGCAACGTCGCGACGCTCTATCCGCAGTATTTCCAGATCGTCGTCAACGCCGACTCGGGCATCAACTCGCTGGCCGACATCAAGGGCAAGCCGATCGCGGTCCAGCCGAAGGGCAACACGGCCGAGTTCATCACGGTCCAGGCCCTGCAGGTCTACGGCCTGAAGTACAGCGATGCCGCGCGCGTGAGCCACGTGTCCTACACCGACGCCGTGTCGCTGATGAAGGACAACAACGCGCAACTGTTCACGCTCGGCACCACGGTGCCGGCTTCGTCGATCATGGACCTCGCCTCGGCGCGCGACATCCGCCTGCTGTCGATGCCCGACGACAAGTTCGCCGACATGCGCAAGCTGAACCCGGGCTACACGAAGCTGACGATCCCTGCCGGCAGCTATCCGAAGCAGGACAAGGACGTCCAGGCCGTCGGCTACGCGACGCACCTGATCGCGCGCTGCGACCTCGACGAAAACGTCGTCTACAACGTGCTCAAGGGCATGGTCGCCAACAACGCCGACCTGACCGCGATCGCCAAGGTGATGGGCAAGACCACGCCCAAGATCATGGCCGAGGACATCGGCGTGCCGCTCCACAAGGGCGCGGCCAAGTTCTACAAGGAACAGGGCGTGATGTAA